GAACAGAATGAACCGAACATGTAAGCTGCTGGCAATTCAACATTCCGTAGAAGGTTATGCGACTCCCACAGCGGCTGAGGCAAGAATATGCCGATCAGTATCGCCACGACGCTTACGAATATTGCCAGCATCGTGTACTCTCGTCTTATGAAGGCTGCAGCTCCTT
Above is a genomic segment from Candidatus Thorarchaeota archaeon containing:
- a CDS encoding sodium/proton-translocating pyrophosphatase, producing MFEMWLIAPFSALISILVGLYFYNYVNKQDSGTEKMKEISDLIKEGAAAFIRREYTMLAIFVSVVAILIGIFLPQPLWESHNLLRNVELPAAYMFGSFCS